From the genome of Dermochelys coriacea isolate rDerCor1 chromosome 1, rDerCor1.pri.v4, whole genome shotgun sequence:
AAAAGGTTTGTAGCCCGCATGGATTcgggtgtgtgtgtttaaagtgGAACTTCGGTTAAACGCTTTGCCGCATTGGTTACACTTGTGAGGCTTTTCCTGTAaggaaacaaaagcaaatattgAAGTAAGTGCTTGGCAAAGCGCTTTCCAGTTCTTGGAAATCTGTGGCTTTCTAAAGACGTGAGACCGACGCAAAGCCAGTTTAAAAAACGAacgaaaacaaaaacaaacgcCTCCCGCCCAAATGACCccgttttaacatttttttttgtcgGATCGGATCAGCAAAACCAGGTGGAAATGCGCAGTGCAATAGGCGGAGAGATATTCACCTGGGTGTGTATGATCTTGTGCCGGCAGAGAGTGCTTGCTTGTCTGAAGCCCTTGCCACAAACTTTGCAAACAAAGGGTCTGGCTCCTGTGTGCACTGGCATGTGGCGAGTTAAATTATAATGTGCATTAAATACCTTGAAagttaaatcagaaaaaaaaaaacagttagaaTCATAAAGCAACTGGGTGGGGGGTAGTTCTAAAACGGGAGCAGACAAATGCATCGAAACTTTATGCAAGCAAAGGAAGTTAGTTACTTGCCTTTCCGCAAACTTCACAAGTGAAAACTTTGGGTTTGCTGCTGGGAGAGCTCCGGCTGAACTCCGAGCTCTTGAACGCGATTTTTTCCGATAGGATCTGGGCACTTTCTTTCATGTAGTGCTGGAGCTGAGCCTGCGATAAGTCTTTAAAGGCCACTCCGGAAGGGTACTTTTCCACGGACGGGAGCACCAGTTTGTTTCTCTCCGCCAGGTACGCCTTGGGCTGCGGGTGCAAAGGCGAGCTGAGGAAATAAGAAGCCACCGGGTGGATGTTGACGCTGGACGACGGGTGACAAGGGCCGTCGCCGCGGTTGAAGTAGCACAGCGCTCCCATGGCGTGGAAAGAGGAGTGGTTGACCACTCGCGGTCTCACCAGTTTGTactgctgcaggggcagggcgTCGCGGGGGAAATCGCCTTTTAGGCTCAGGGCACAGTTCAGCAGATCGCCGCAGCTgaagggggaggcagaggagtcCAAGTGAGCCTTCCTGGCTTCCGATCCGGCCACCCCCGCTTTGGGGAGGGGGTCGTACGCCACCGGGACAAAGGGGATCATGCAGGGGATGGAGGAGTTGAGGTGCAACGAGTGTTTGGGGTCTCCTTTGGGCACGGATCCTTGGAGGAAGGGCGGCACCGGAATGGACTTCGGCTCTGGAGTCCTGGCCATGATTCGCTCAATGGAGAAAGCCAGGGGTTTGGAAGCGCTGATCATGTTGCTTCGCGCAGACAGGCTCTCTCTGGCTGGAGAAGTTACTAAGATTTTAGTCGCCGTGTGGTGGCTACTATTGTCCATGGCTGGCTTGCATTTGTTCGTCTGTCTGAGCCGCTTTGGTAGAcgcctctttttttccccctctctctctgtctctccccctttttctGGTCACTGATCTGCAAGGAGGGAGACCAGCACCGTCGCCGCCACCAGCATCATCAGAGCCTCCGCCGGCGGAACCAGACTTCCCGGTCCAGTGGACTCATGCCAGCCCATCACAGGTTACTTTGGCGCACCAGTGACTTAAGGACAATCGCTGCTTACTTCTATCAATAGAAAGTGTTGTGTCAATAACGCAGGCAAGATCTCGCCAATCGTTAACTTCCAAGAGGAGAAGGTAAACTAGATAATTGCTCAATTCGCTTCCAACAGTCAACAggaaaagtccccccccccccatacacacacccccactcccctagTAAGCGACTACTTTTCATTGGAGACGCAGTCTCCCCCTCTAGGAGAAGGAggtgtctctctccccccttccccctcgcACGCCCCCCCCTTCTTTATTATTATTCGCAATCTGTTTCGCCAGGCTGTAGAGTCCAAGCTGAACCGACAAAAATGTTCTTGTTTGGCTCTAAGTGACAGCAACTAAAATCATTGTCCACGTGCTAAATAAGGAAACGGAACCCAATTTGGGGGCGAGCGGGGAGCGGCAGGAGAAGCGGCTCTGGGGGAAGCTGATTGTTTCCTTGCCACTTTCCAGCCTAGGCTCTGGCGTGGGGAAGGAGgcgcatggggcgggggggggggggaggttggacgCTCTAAGGCTGCTGCCCTTCTGGCAGGCGCTGGTCGGGGGCTTACGCCACGGCTTGGAGGGCTTTGGTCTTTTGGAAAAGACAGCCAACAAAC
Proteins encoded in this window:
- the FEZF1 gene encoding fez family zinc finger protein 1, with protein sequence MDNSSHHTATKILVTSPARESLSARSNMISASKPLAFSIERIMARTPEPKSIPVPPFLQGSVPKGDPKHSLHLNSSIPCMIPFVPVAYDPLPKAGVAGSEARKAHLDSSASPFSCGDLLNCALSLKGDFPRDALPLQQYKLVRPRVVNHSSFHAMGALCYFNRGDGPCHPSSSVNIHPVASYFLSSPLHPQPKAYLAERNKLVLPSVEKYPSGVAFKDLSQAQLQHYMKESAQILSEKIAFKSSEFSRSSPSSKPKVFTCEVCGKVFNAHYNLTRHMPVHTGARPFVCKVCGKGFRQASTLCRHKIIHTQEKPHKCNQCGKAFNRSSTLNTHTRIHAGYKPFVCEFCGKGFHQKGNYKNHKLTHSGEKQFKCNICNKAFHQVYNLTFHMHTHNDKKPFTCPTCGKGFCRNFDLKKHVRKLHDSALGLPRAPAEPGPDQALQPPGPLLPQPHRP